caaggctcgattttgggtccttttctatttttagtgtatataaatgatctaccgtaccatgtcagtggaacatgcgacattgtattgtttgcagatgatacatctctaatttttaagactgataggagtaaagataactctgacgaagtaaaccgtgttatgtcgcatgtgtcgcactggtttacagttaacaacttacttttaaatgcaaaaaaaaacaaagtgtgtcgaatttatcttaccaaatgtaaagaaaattgataaaaatataatgataaatggtgaatcactaaaaatagagacttccacagtttttctgggcgtgaccttggataataagctacagtggggtgcccatatagattcactagcgggtaaactaagctcggctgcctacgcagtcagaaaaattagacagattactgacgttgaaatagctaggctagtttattttgcgtactttcatagtgttatgtcctatggaatcttgttatggggtaaagcagctgatatcgaaactatatttatattgcagaaaagagctgtacggtcaatatataaacttaaatcacgcgaatccctccgtgagaagtttaaagaaataggcatacttactgtagcttcacaatatatttataacaatatagtatttgtaagacaacatattagtctttatacacaaaaagtggacataaacagtcgacttacaagaaatggtcataaattagtgtcatctgcatatcgtctgcgtaaggtacagggatcatttgtgggattgagtatacgcttttataatatgattcctaaggtgattttggacctgccaatgcacaagtttaaagaatttgttaaaacacatttattagagcgaggttactatacaattgatgaattttttaatgacaaggttgcttggaagcatccggctccgctttcagctctcacaagatagaaaaatgaatgttaaaatacaaaatgtaaattgttgatgttggaaaagagcaactgctgagtttcttgccggcttcttctcggtagaatctgccttccgaaccggtggtagaatcactacaaacagacagacttgacgtttcaaaagtgcttatattaggcctacttgaaataaatgaattttgaattttgaatttttttgaattttgttgcaaaagtgcttatattaggcctacttgaaataaataattcattctttattaataaaccgacgaaaaatatatttttccaggaaaataataattacaaactaaaatcattatttgcaataaatataagccgtctaaattgaaataaatgaatttcgtattttgaattttgaaattttgatgtACTTTTACGATCCCCCGGCGGAGTGGTGAGTGCTGTAGTTTCAAGAGGAAGGtccaaatttaaatacaaattcaaaatttctttattcatgtaggcatagtcacttatgaagcgtgcatacatataatatgtttacataattgtaaggggatggtgctaacttcgtttgccaacttaaacttaaggctacgagggttccaaacgcgccctggtctaagaagagcccacaacaaacgtagccgggtaattttattttttttatcaccatctcacagtaaatttatattaagatatgaagttaaagcaattcacacccaagcttttttatcgttcaagtaatccttaacgttatagtaggatttttctttaagcttacgttttatataaactttgaacttattgagagacatctcaaagatttcattcggtaatttgttataaaataatatacaattgcccttgaattaaTTAGCAACaactagtaaactgcacaagagttcatttttgcttttaatatttatattgttacagtcttTAAGttctacattttctttttaagattatgtgatattattatggacatcaattaaatcaattaattgtCCCCAATTCGATCAGCAGgtgaaatttgggaatttataattactcgAAATACCTACCTATCTGAACCTAACTACTtgaaattttgcaattttaatatatatttttttaaataaataaatgaatatactacgacagtacatacacaccctagccccaaagtaatcgtagcttgtgttatatataataaaataacggctgaatatttttatgaacattatacataaatattaataatagatatatatatatataaacatccagacactggaaaccattcatgttcatcacacaaacatttttccagttgtgggaatcaaaccctcggccttggactcaggaagcaggctcgctgctcactgcgccaatcttgCCGTCGAAATATACgctatatatcttaatatttcatagattagtaattaaaaacaacatGGTTGAAAAAAGAAGCAAAAGTGAGTAGAGATATTCTATtgtctaaatatataatatactcatGATGAAATATTTGCATGGTGTGTGAACAAATATAATCATGACCGGAATTTCGATGAGATTTTCATATGGGTTTTAGCAGTTTTTAGGTACAGTTTATCTATGAAAAGTATTGAATGAAAATCGTAGTTATATGCCCGGAAAAATGACGTTCGCACAAAAAGTGCTAGTTTTTTAGCAAAtgtattaaacaaatattttctatttttcttcAACAAAAAGCATATAATTTTATCATCTCACATTTCTTTCATAATCTTGcacaattttttgttattttttttttttgttttctcacCTTATTATGTCAactgtttattacttttttatatacagtAGACACAAGTTTTTTAATGACCGGATTATATTCCGTATTTGTATGAACAATTTAGTTAATGGTAAGTTATCTAGAGATTGGCAAATAACATAAGTCCGCTTCGTACTgtttaattctttaatttttatcttcccTCTCAGATGTTCCGCAGAAAAGTCACAGGCTCCCATTTCACGAGAGGGTTTAAGAGCACTACACACAATATAAGGCCTacaatatcatttatttatctctaagtatttaaaaaagatactaaaaaaatgttaggATTCAATCAAGGCACCTGTCACACTTGTTTTGGGGCCTACCGATGAACGGGTCGGGAAAAATCTTGTAATTATTCGGTAAATTATTGTTTCTGTGTATCGGTAAAttatgctttctgagtccaaggccgtgggttcgattcccacagctggaaaatatttgtgtgatgagcattaagtgtttttcagtgtctgggtgtttatatgtattttctaagtatttatgtatatataattcagaaatatattcatcagtcatcttagtacccaaaacacaagctacgcttactttggggctaggtggcgatgtgtgtatggtcgtagtatatttatttattatttgtttgtttttcaagtaaaataaagttttatgattTGAGGAAGATTTGAGGTTCAGtcgaatcttttttttattttttttgccttCAGCACGGcaagggcaggagacaattatctcccctaggaaatgataaaaaattatattatcccACAGCTtgatcaactctcagagcattggcgcacaggtgaaaataatatccaaatatgtgTCTAATAAGAAACGGGGTCGAACTTTTCCTATTcgctgttcccgtgctttagcaggtggacacattaattatatcccctgacagatataattattgtctccTACTCGCCCTGCTGGTTGCTAAAAGAATATAATTTTGGAAAAGCGATATATTACCTTTCCCTTTCTAACAATAGGAGTAGACACGCCGTAGTTCCCGATCAGTCCAACTGGAAACATAGACACCTTCTTTGTTGTCCTGTTTGGAACAgaacaaaaatattaagtattaattttgaGGAAGATTATTTTCGAAAAGTAGACCCCGCGTATTGTGGTGTTAAAATAATGGTGAacccaatattttaatattaaaaatttataaataataataattattaaaaattataataatagaataaaataataaatacccgTAAGAGATTCTACccacacataacataatatataaaataaataataccaataataatatgatataaataataagttataataataattacaataaaaaatacctacattacattaatatgatacacatacatacaaaaatataaatatatatatatataactgtgacaataatataaagatttaaagcaaaaaaaaaaaatagtgacacGAACAACTTGAAACTTATGCCAAATAAAAgatatatctgtatattttgtatataatagaaCTTAAAACCAATgcaaagtttatatattagtttttattttttatatttttgtatagtttatatatttgtgatgagaaataaatggctttttcattttattttaaatgattataataattttagctAAATAGTTTTTTAGAGTAAGATACTTCTTTGAACAAGTTTATATTGTTGCGTTGACACAGTTGATGGCAATGGCCGACCGCAAAAGCGAAtttaaagtaacaaataaacactgAAGAAAGGCAGGTTTATTAAGactatataataatttacttcaAAGTTAGCACTGAAAATATGACTGACATTAAATTCTAAGCTTACTTCGggacatcatcatcgtcaatctGTCAccagcccattacagggcacggatctcatCTGAGCATAAGTACGGGTCCACCTCACTGGTCAAGaacggattggtggatttcacacttTTTCAAATACCGCACTAATGGGATTGGTaaactccacatgcctttgaaatTAATCTGGAGAGCACAACACATGGCCTTCACCTATGTTTTGgctgtgaaacatctataggcgagggtTAATGCCCGAATGTTGAGAGGGTGAACCTGTAgcgatacaggccgtggcgacgcatcgccccGCTACATGATGGAATAAATGGACTATACGTAGTTGAGTTGTCgcggttttaaaataaattcttaaattttaattttattttgtttataaaaatgtaataaacagtcattaGTTTATGGAAAAAATTTGGAATGCTTTTAATTTCCAGTACGCTATATTCACTCCTGTCGTAATCTGTTCTTTTATGCATACAACTTATATAATCAGTTTAAatgtcccgtgacggctcacacgtttttttagcacagtttttaactacaAATTTACCTTATCTCATCAAAAAGCTGTAAGTCCACCGCGTTATCATCATCTCCGAAATACATAACTCCATCCGAAACGTTATCGTGGAGCCATTCTAAAGCTGCGCGTCGATTGGCCACGCCACGTGGATAATTGGTAGTTTTATATATGAATGGTTTTGGGCTTGATATATGGGTGAATGGTAGGCCGGTTCGTCTGGAATAAGGTATTGACAATCAATTTCCTTttgacaaaattcaaaattcaagtaTTTTAAGTAGGTTGGTGGTAATATAAGGACTTTTTAAACGTTTGAAAGGCAAATCctaacgagaagaagccggcaaaatactcagcagttgctcgttTCCAAcaccattttacaatttaacaaatattgttCTAGCGAGCGGCTTGCTTCGAaccaaccttgtcattaataatTCTTcaatagtaacctcgatgtattaaatgtgtttttatacattctttaaacttatgtaatggtaaaatctaattttaccttcggtatcatgttataaaagcatatactcagacCCACAAACGTTTTTTGCACTCTCCTAAGGCAATATGCTGATCAAGATAGAAAAGTCTAACGATTACACAGTTAAAGATCTAACGATCTTTAACTGTGAAATTATATAGAAAAAGAACAACCTGCTCAGTTTTATGCCGCCTTCTGCTTTGTAGAATCTGCAGGCAGAGAAGAATTTGGcagggtcactacaaacaaactgacttgacgtgTCAGAAGTGTTTATAAACCTActtacttgaaatgaatgaattttgaattttcaagtttttatttaaacctaagTTTCTGTGTGTTGTTTGTTGGCTGTAAGACTATGGCAGGTTGTTCACTCTTTTGCTTCCAGTGCATTTGGAGGACTTGTGGGTGACGGAAACGTGGCTACCTATTTTCCGAAGCATGCTGCTCGCGTTAGTTGGTGTGATTTTGTTACGAAACACACGGGTGGGTGTAATGCCCGAGGTCGGTTCGCTTCGGCGGACCTCTTCGCTTCGTTCGCTTCGGCTTCTGGTGGAGTCGTGGATGTGTTCTTCGTCTTAGAGTGGTGAGTAAAAACAACGAGGGTTTTTAGGAAGTAAGACTTTCATATAAGCTATATGTTGTGTGGGGatataaattaagatttatCCCGATAAAAAAAGTACGGTCCCGGACAGCTAATTACCGCAAATGTGGGGATAAGATCCCgttgaaaaaaatttattattataatttttattatttatgtgcaCATATAAAGTTCACGCCACTGCTATTGTGAAAGAGTTCCCATGGACCCGATGGAAAACGGTAAGCGCTGTTTTTAGTATGATGACTGCTTCCTCTTTGCTGCGATTTCATGtctaactttattatattaaataaaacaccaCACACCACATGTCCATTGGCAGCTACGAGTAGCTTGAAACGGATTGGAATGTCACAGTACTGTTTATTACTCTTGACAATAGGTTGGGCATAGTACTTAAACAGTACTACtacacaaattataacaatactatcactaacattaatttttaatatacctacctaaggaTGCTTATGACTGGTTCAGAACATACAGATTGATCATCGGCAACAATCCAATGAAGTCTAGGAACATGCATCAAGGTGTGTGCTAGTCTCATCAGCTCAGGCACCTGTTCAGGCCTCGGATAAGTTGGTGTGATATAATATATCATTCTGAGATTCGTGTTATTATTGACACACTGCCTATCATCGTTGTAATTAACATAGCAGATCGTGTTTTTCACAGCCACTGGAATGCTTCTTGGTTCGGATGATTGTATCCTGAAAATGTAAGTATGAATTATTACTCAATTGTCATATTAATCAAACTTATTTGTATCAACGCTGAGGATTGACATATGtgatacatttatttcatatgttactagttttatattatacaattctATATTTTTGCTAAAACTgtaattttccaaatttaacTTCTCAATGTTTGTGTCTGCAAAACTCAATTAGTTAGTTTGTGAAGGTGCtgcaatgtttatattattttttattcaattgcTATCATAAATATCATGATTTATCGATTTAAggtaaatattcaataaaacatttgtaaaaaattaattgattcaAAGAATAGTGGTACTTTTTCTCTTTGATTTTTTGACTCTgtctttattttactaaaaattcttaaaaatatctaatgaatatcattatttataaaaattaccatCCAACAATATATTACCTACAATGTTCTAGAATCATGTTAGCTATATCAAACTATGCTTCCAATACGAAAATGAGTTTTGCAATaaagaattgtatttttatttgggaTGTAACTTTTATCATTCATTGTAATTTAACACCATAGCAATGAGATAAAGCCAAtactgaattattattttaaacaaattacttCTCAGAAcagaaaattcaataatattgaatCCAAAATcataatcttatttttattaaaaaggctGAAATGATCTTTTCTAAGAGTAAACCATTCCATACTACCtctctgtaaataaaaaaagaaccttAAATCTGATTTACTAAACAATCACATGCAATTCATTGTTGATCATCTTTCCATTCTATATTGCTGAAGATCTTTATCAAATTTAACTAAGACCAActtgtttaaagtttaaatttggtTTATAAATAACCCTGAgggttttaattaattgtataacataaaatatacattttatgatGTTGTTCtcataaaattatgatttttatattaatttcataaagtaTAATTTGAAGTCAAATGCTGATCACATATTCAACCATATTTATTGTCCAATTTTTCTCCcatgtaaatttttattgcccATCGTTCCGTCTAACCTAACATTGACTTTGTACAAAAATGTATGTAGTTTATCATTGATTGATAGAACCTAATATACTGTGTATGTTTTGATTATgtacaaactagctgttgcaaCAAAATCTATAatacttaaagttttttttttttttttatttacgatagACCAGCGtgtgacgacaatcatgcccgttagaaagcaatgatgaggtctaggttggagcacgcttgcctagaaaatgcctattcactctagccttgaaggtacttaaattgtAATGGCAGGAAACACTTAAGTATTAAAACACTTAAGTCAGAACATATAATATCAtgttccatacaaaattttctGTGACTATCAATGCCTGTTAAACAGATGCCCTTTGAATTGAAAATAGCCATGAACCATAAGCTACTGTAAAGTAACttgcatatattatataaagatgGTAACAgcttctataaataaaatatgtattagacGAGTTGTGAACAAGTATACATTCtcacttataaataatttctgCATATTGGTAGTGAAAAAGTAAATGTTTTAGTGATTAAATTCTGAAAATGTTAAAGTGAATGTCTAGGCGGCTGGAAAACAAAATTTTAGGTATTTCATAAGCTACATTTTGTATGCGCCTTCATATCTAGTATgtgcattattataaataaataaataaaaaataaaatcattttatttcaggtcggggacccatatacaaaatttaacacaaaataaatatacatataagacagattttaaaaataaacacaaaataaatataagactgattttaaaaataaataaataaagagaaaaaaaaaaaaacaataattaattaaaatctacaattaaaaattacaataaattaaatttcaattaaaaaataaattaaatttcaattaaaattaaaatccaactattttatatcatttcgtgtttggaatctggtgcacttttcgccaatgtttaataaatacgctgtcaggggatgcctgagcgacgacTCTAAGGAGCTTATTGTTGGAATTTACAACGACTTCCCAGAAACTCGCAATTCTCTTACGGAGCACAGCttagaagtcggggactccGGCATCAGCAAACATGCCCGACGCACTGCAGTACCTcgccttttttaacaaaacgaATTATTGATTGAAGGATAATTAATAGCCTTACAGTTTATAACTAATTGTTTAACCCACACCCTTAGTTGGTTTCAAGGCAGCACCGTTACGCTTGATCTCTTGGTCGCACATTTCTTTCtatatggtggtaactagccacagcttcACAAGACCGGagcagaaaattcagaaattataaatttccaaatggcCCTTGCTTAGGATTAAAGTTGTGAGTACAAAGTGCTCACTGCAACAGTGAGGGAATAAAGTAAAAtactaatgtttttaaaaagtattataccAAATTACAAATGAAACATCGCCGACATGATTGtgatgacaaatttcaaatttctgatatatttatttgcaagttTCAGTCTTCATAAAtgcttatttcattaaaaatacatcAAGACTGTTtacgttttgtaaataaattattgcactGTACAAACCCTAGCCATAATGACGTCAAGAAAACGCAAACATAGTTATAGAATAtttaatacttactttaatattcCAACAGTGCTCCAAGTTAATAAAATCCATATTGTACCAAAAAATATGGACATagcgaatatatttttaacaagttttaatattttaaacttcattttaaaatttgaaacacATTTTCTAATTGATTAAATTACTTGTTTTGACCTTAAAAGTGAAAACAGTACCCACTACCTATCAATTACCTGCTCAAACTGCTGATACCTTTAGAGCAGGTATTCATTTCACCTTTGTAGTGTGAACTATAGATAATACACATGACAGTAGGTACATGTCTAATGTCGATGACAGTTTAACATACCACAGATGTCGCATACGATTTTGGATCGAGAACTCAAtaatgtttatatcctctttgattCAATCTAATAACCAAAAGATTAGTGTTTATCCTTATTAAACAATAgcttaaattaacatttttgcTTTTCCATAAAAATAGTGCTTTAGTACGGGATAGATTAGAACTATATATTAACCTACAATAACCAAATTTCCAGTAAGGAATCCATTGGCAGCAATGTATTACATTGCGAGTTATCATTAAAAggttagtttaatattttagtgcTAATATCTGAAGCTATTACTTTCCTACTAGGTACCcgaataagatatttttacaaGTTGGCCttctaaaaatactttttactgttcattatgaataataatatcgctttgttgaaacaatattttatcagaCACCTTTAGGAGTTCACTCGATATACCTAACTTAAACCACattgaacataatattttacgaaCACTAGTGATTATGTCCTCTTTGAATGTAGCGACATGAAGTACAAAGCATTCAACAGATGGTAGCACTAGTTCAAGTTTGAGTATTTCCATTTAAAATAGTCTTAGACCAAAATAATTTACCTACCTAGAAAAAGGCTACATCAAGCATGCCTGGTCCGGCAGGAACGTTATTTTGTACCTTCTTGAATTACTGGTGATAATGGGCTATAATTTAAACAAGTAATATAAGCCAGAATATtacttgataaaatttaaaaagcctGCTTCACGTTTTGggctaatataaaaaataattgttcaatcaaaaaaaaatacagcttttttctaataataaacaatgaaataatattacaatattattcaatatttataaaaaaaatatattatgtatgaattATCGATTACGTTTATTGAATATAATGTcgtaaattattattgtgatctaaaataatttataactgtaACAGTAAATAttccactgacctctattatagcGTATGATAGAGGTCGGTGAATATAACGAAAAATGAAGCGCAAAATTCAAAAGCATTTTTGTTGTTTTCATTTTTCCAAAGCATATTATTACGCATTTTACATGGCATGACGTTTTTTATACCGTCAAAAATGAAAATACCTCTTTTACTGCCTTCGTTGTGCATTCGTTTGTGTATTTATAAACGTGATgagaaaaatatagaaatacttgtcttttttatgattttattgcATAGTTTCTTTATTGGTTTTAtatgaaattattatgaaaattaagcttaattttttttttgctttaactcgcgaacagcagcaaaatGTATGGTGTGATATTTTATagcttcttcaatccttatactccacaccaaacagatattcccgtacaacttctgataagaaaccttatcagaagttgtacggGAACGAAATCGTGGGGACCTGCTATTAATTAGAATTTACTTATTACTGAAATTTAacaaaactttcatcccctatgaGAAAAAGCTGTTTTGGAAATAGACCCGAAGCCCTCCTCTTACCTACTTCTTGTCTCCAAACAAtaggaatttaattaaattggatACCTATCAATTAAAAGACCTAAGTAACTGTTTCGACAAGTTTGTTCCGATAATATGATATCATCGCCTATAATTTATGTTCCT
The sequence above is a segment of the Pararge aegeria chromosome Z, ilParAegt1.1, whole genome shotgun sequence genome. Coding sequences within it:
- the LOC120636125 gene encoding galactosylgalactosylxylosylprotein 3-beta-glucuronosyltransferase S-like isoform X1 is translated as MKFKILKLVKNIFAMSIFFGTIWILLTWSTVGILKIQSSEPRSIPVAVKNTICYVNYNDDRQCVNNNTNLRMIYYITPTYPRPEQVPELMRLAHTLMHVPRLHWIVADDQSVCSEPVISILRRTGLPFTHISSPKPFIYKTTNYPRGVANRRAALEWLHDNVSDGVMYFGDDDNAVDLQLFDEIRTTKKVSMFPVGLIGNYGVSTPIVRKGKVLGFYDSWPASRTFPVDMAGFAVNIDFLKESANMPFIAGHEEDKFLVSLDLNIEDIEPLASNCTKVLVWHTKTVKHKKSTLKVNIKKLSTMAKYENFANMLQEISKLGLADLDAENGIQSFITRNRKTYKSVSVL
- the LOC120636125 gene encoding galactosylgalactosylxylosylprotein 3-beta-glucuronosyltransferase S-like isoform X2: MIYYITPTYPRPEQVPELMRLAHTLMHVPRLHWIVADDQSVCSEPVISILRRTGLPFTHISSPKPFIYKTTNYPRGVANRRAALEWLHDNVSDGVMYFGDDDNAVDLQLFDEIRTTKKVSMFPVGLIGNYGVSTPIVRKGKVLGFYDSWPASRTFPVDMAGFAVNIDFLKESANMPFIAGHEEDKFLVSLDLNIEDIEPLASNCTKVLVWHTKTVKHKKSTLKVNIKKLSTMAKYENFANMLQEISKLGLADLDAENGIQSFITRNRKTYKSVSVL